From the Acipenser ruthenus unplaced genomic scaffold, fAciRut3.2 maternal haplotype, whole genome shotgun sequence genome, the window AACGCTGCAATGCAGGGGCTGAAGCTTGTTCTGCATTGTGACAAAGTGATTTCCATGTACAGTACACTGGGTTAGATTATATACAGCACTTCTTTATTTGCAGATGCCtctatccaagatgacttacaggtaTTACAATGCAAGATGCATATTtgaacacagtgtagtttacagtcagtgcaaatgcTAATACTGCTAGAATAACacaggcaaaaaataaataaatattattttaaactttttttcaaacCCTAGCGCCTGCCACTTCAAATaaaacgctttaaaaaaaaaaaaaaaaatcattataaaaataattttaaacaccATCATTCTGAAGTCTTCCATGCATCccactttttaattatttttttatttaaattaatctaGGATAATGCTTGCAAAGTCTGTAAATGGTTCGCTCCTCCTTGTTTTTATGTCCGTTACCATCAAACTGTCCATTTGAGGCACCTGTCAAAAGcagaaaaccaaaaaataatttaGTCGCTATACGGTCAAAGATTCAAatctacctattattattattattattattattattattattattattattattattattattattatttatttcttagcagacgcccttatccagggcgacttacaattgttacaagaaatcacattatctGACCTATAAAACATGCCGAGTCCTGGAAAGACGTGTTCAGTGCGTCTGATTAatgaatcaaataattagaccaattaaaaGGCAGCTGAGCTCTCGGGGGCGGAACCAAAGCCAGAAGAGCCTGAGTTTGACGGACCCCTGACCGAACTCGATGCGAAGCTCcaggggctgcctgctgctcacCTGGTCTCTTGGTGGGTCCCCAGACACTTGACACAGCAGTAGCGGGCTCCGCAGGAAACGCAGGTGTAGTTTGAGGGGAACCCGCACACCGCGCAGAAGGGGCGCTGGGGCAGCTTGGAGGGAGGGGCGCAGGCTGTCAGGTAGTTGGGCCCCTCACTCACGCTCAGATTCTACATGGTAAAGAGACGGCAGTGAATCAGGGACGGTTTATTCTGACCTGCGCTGGAGAATCTCCCGGAATGACACACCCAGGACCGAACCCGACCCTCACCCCAATCCCACGGGCGGGTGTCATGtgatgtctgtctctctgcctgcttgtctgtctgtctgtgtgtgtgtctgtctgtctgtgtctctgtgtctgtctctctgtcggtCTCTctgcctgcttgtctgtctgtctctgtgtgtgtgtgtgtctgtctgtctgtgtctgtctgtctgtcagctctctttctgtctgtctctctgcctgtctgtgtgtctctgcctgcctgcttgtctgtctgtctgtatgtctctcTGCCTGCttatctgtctctctgtgtctgtctctctgtcggtCTCTctgcctgcttgtctgtctgtctctgtgtgtgtgtgtctgtctgtctgcctgtcagcTCTctttctgtctgcctgtctgtgtgtctctgtctgtctgtctgtctctcatctctctgtctgcctctctctctgcctgcctgcctgcctgcctgtctgtatgtctgtctgtctgtctctgtgtgtgtgtgtcagtccgtgtgtctgtctgtctgcgcaTGCAAAGGAACAGTTTTGTAACTAGTGCTCCCCACAGCGTGAAAAAGTGTCCAAaaggaggtaaaataaataaataaataaataaataaataaataaagtaattctGGTGTTTTTATTTACCTTGGTTTTCTCTGCTTGTGGGATCACCTAGATAAATAAGGTTAGTATCACTTAAGTTCAATGTGTTATAATTTGACTCCTGTTGcatttcacccagtccaggttttactaccagcttgattagcccacaGTGTGTCTGGGCaaccagctcaggtgtgtcttaatattaaactcatagtgaaaccaggaatggatcacactgctgtgcagcgggagtctcattcccatccctgaaCAGCAACAAAATTCACCTCTTAACCCCACTTTTCAATATTAAGGCGCATAGGAATGACTCCCCTCAAAACAGCCGTGAACTAATCAATACCCCAATGGAGCCGCACGAACCGATCACTCGATCATCGAGCCGATCTGAAACTCTGCACAGTGCTTCTCAATCTTCAAGTTTGTCAGCGCTGATCAGGAGTTCTGAATCAGCCATACAGCACCTGTTCTTCCAAGAGAGCCTGGAAGTTCTTGCGAAATCGTAGTTTAAAATGGTCGCCTCGGGTTTTTTTCCTCTTCttacctaaagaaaaagaaaaataataattatttccgAAACTACTGGGGCGACTTTTCTGCAGCCAAACTTACGAGAGTAAATTAGCTTCAAATTCCTGGTCTTGCTGCTCCCTCGCCTGTTCAGAGTGTCACTCGgagtgaattatttttttattattccaacCGTTCAATAACATTTGACCTAGGAAGTGCGGCGCTCTCTGAAATCAAGGCCTGCAAACTCTGTCATAGTGTAGTACCACAgcgatggaaatgagactcccactgcagagcggtttgatccgttcctggttttactagaagtttaataatctgacacacctgagcttgttacctagacagggcagcagtgtggagtagtggtcagggctctggactcttgaccggagggtcgtgggttcaatcccaggtgggggacactgctgctgtacccttgagcaaggtactttacctagattgctccagtaaaaacccaactgtataaatgggtaattgtatgtaaaaataatgtgatatcttctaacaattgtaagtcgccctggataagggcgtctgctaagaaataaataataataataatagacacagtgtggggctgatcaagctggtagtaaaacctggactgggtgacactgctgtgcaacaggagtcttatttccagattattattattattatttatttcttagcagacgcccttatccagggcgacttacaattgttacaagatatcacattttacagatatcacattattttttacatataattccccatttatacagttgggtttttactggagcaatctaggtaaagtaccttgctcaagggtacagcagcagtgtcccccacaggggattgaacccacaaccctccggtcaagagtccagagccctaaccattactccacactgctgcccagatacGTCGttctcaacaaaacaaaaacttgtttattttaaaactggacattcaagactattttttttgtaataatataaCTTTCTCTAAAAAGTCAATAAAATACAAGTATCTCTCTTTCTTCAGTCCTCGTGGTGTTAAACTACAGGCAGCAGTATTTTGGCAGTAGAATTTGTACTGCTAATAGaaaacctcaaaaaaaaaacaacaaagatttTCTACCGATTCTAaaccactcttttttttttgtcccccaGTCTTACTAGATTCGTGCCTGTCGTCGAACTGAGGCAGCCGCTTGACCAGCTGGGGCAGGTTGGCGTGAGGATCGTCCTGGAAATTGTCCTTCTCTAGCGCCTCGAGCTGGCGGTTCAGCCGCCGCTGCCGTGTGGCGCGGTCTAATATCCGCCGCTGATTCGCCTCCTGTGAGCgcgctggagagagagagagagagaaagaaagatggggaggagagggggagagagagagagaaagatggggaggagagagagagagaaagatggggaggagagggggggagagagagagagagagagagagagaggaatattGCATGACTTGACTCAAGAATATTGATTTAATCCGCTCTTCTCTACTTCATATTAGGAAGAAGTGACGCAAAGTTTGCGGATTATAAAGGAATTGATGAGGCATCCCGTTTTGTTTTATGGTAAAAGCCGCTCTAattttatccagggcgacttacacttgttacaagatatcacattatttttacatacaattacccatttatacagttgggtttttactggagcaatctaggtaaagtaccttgctcaagggtacagcagcagtgtcccccacctgggattgaacccacgaccctccggtcaagagtccagagtccctgaccactactccacactgctatctatctatctatctatctattaacACACTGTAGCTGCAAATACGTTTATGGATGTTAGTTTATATTCACGATTATAAACAGGCTTTAAAACTGTAAACACATTGGAAGCCATGACTGCGACCTGCATTTAAGTCAATTGTAAAAAAAGCATGAAGATTCACTCGCTACGAatacattaacagacacacacaccatttgtaattttaaaatcacagtattattatttttttctctttgtcgcATTATCGGGACAGGATCGCGCCTGTGTTGTTATGCTACTGAAGAGATTCAACACGTTACACCGTATGCctcgtgttttattttttaaaacgtatatttttgtatatatagttGCTCTTTCAAACAATAAACTATCCGCTCGGTCGTTAATCCGCTTCTGAAATGACTGTTTCGTTTGATTTTAAGAGATTGTTTACAAACTCACGCACCCGACGTCTTCTTCtccaccatgtttttttttagtcagGCTGCTACGGGTCCCTGCAGCAGACAAACCTGGTGCAGTACAGTACGGGGAGTTTGCTTTTCAAATGCGATTGAGCTGCTTGCTGGCGCCATCTGCTGGTTACACAACGAAATAATAGTAATTATGTTAAGCAATGGTTTCATCCGACAGTACGTTAGTAGCCATTCTCCTCACTGAGACCTGCATGAACCggcgtgcagagggaggggaggacagtcactggaacagcacagtgctttactacccattctcctcactgagacctgcatgaaccggcgtgcagagggaggggaggacagtcactggaacagcacagtgctttactacccattctcctcactgagacctgcatgaaccggcttgcagagggaggggaggacagtcactggaacagcacagtgctttactacccattctcctcactgagacctgcatgaaccggcttgcagagggaggggcgAGCattcactggaacagcacagtgctttactacccattctcctcactgagacctgaatgaaccagcttgcagagggaggggcgAGCattcactggaacagcacagtgcttaaCTACCCATTCTcctcactgagacctgaatgaaccggcttgcagagggaggggtggacagtcactggaacagcacagtgctttactacccattctcctcactgagacctgaatgaaccagcttgcagagggagggaCGAGCattcactggaacagcacagtgcttaaCTACCCATTCTcctcactgagacctgaatgaaccagcttgcagagggaggggcgAGCattcactggaacagcacagtgcttaaCTACCCATTCTcctcactgagacctgaatgaaccggcttgcagagggaggggtggacagtcactggaacagcacagtgctttactacccattctcctcactgagacctgaatgaaccagcttgcagagggagggaCGAGCATTCACTGGAACaacacagtgctttactacccattctcctcACTGAGACTCGAATGAAccagcttgcagagggaggggaggacagtcactggaacagcacagtggtttactacccattctcctcactgagacctgaatgaaccagcttgcagagggaggggcgAGCATTCACTGGAACAGCGCAGTGCTTTACttcactgagacctgaatgaaccagcttgcagagggaggggaggacagtcactggaacagcacagtggtTTACTTCACTGAGACCCGAATGAACCAGcctgcagagggaggggaggacagtcactggaacagcacagtgctttcctgtcctgtgtgtgcaggtgtgtgtattatttatatatcaaCAACACAAGACTATAGAAAGagacatctttatttcaaaagtaTTACAATTTAACCCCAACCTTACAAATAAgttaacacacacattatacaaagCAAGAGGCGTGGAAAACACACAAAGGAGTcggtttttatatttaaaattaaaatgtatgggggggggggggggggacttttattgtcaaaaaaaaaatatatatatatatttctccaaAAATACAACTGCAGTAtctttattaatattactattaaaatagttttaatgatcatttaaaaaataaacacacacacac encodes:
- the LOC131731685 gene encoding zinc finger HIT domain-containing protein 1-like isoform X2; translated protein: MVEKKTSARSQEANQRRILDRATRQRRLNRQLEALEKDNFQDDPHANLPQLVKRLPQFDDRHESSKKRKKTRGDHFKLRFRKNFQALLEEQNLSVSEGPNYLTACAPPSKLPQRPFCAVCGFPSNYTCVSCGARYCCVKCLGTHQETRCLKWTV
- the LOC131731685 gene encoding zinc finger HIT domain-containing protein 1-like isoform X1 → MVEKKTSARSQEANQRRILDRATRQRRLNRQLEALEKDNFQDDPHANLPQLVKRLPQFDDRHESSKKRKKTRGDHFKLRFRKNFQALLEEQVIPQAEKTKNLSVSEGPNYLTACAPPSKLPQRPFCAVCGFPSNYTCVSCGARYCCVKCLGTHQETRCLKWTV